Proteins from a single region of Xiphias gladius isolate SHS-SW01 ecotype Sanya breed wild chromosome 2, ASM1685928v1, whole genome shotgun sequence:
- the usp18 gene encoding ubl carboxyl-terminal hydrolase 18 — protein sequence MAAGISGLLSKCRARDLRWGIRGLTNYHLSCCVNTVLQTLSATWEVGDLLERWEAAGVRAGSHNVPLQLKRVLAAMRSDLLEHVPHQDFLHCLDRNCVRLSRQHDADEVFLTILNLMQQQMDDKALALEIQNLYKISVETHLQCLECSSVQTQTSYLLSLHLHIKEDHNSLEGCISSFLEDQELRGINCCFCAQCGIKTPSKQGFKLLSLPRILCVHLKRFRNIRGDTRKLDCMVTFPETFDFSGIVKDAFSTDFVQDECKYTLYAVAVHSGYAMCGHYSAYVRHRVNQHWYYADDSHIQQASWKEVQKTYGKCYKNTAYMLMYRRGSKEEGQQPDLSG from the exons ATGGCTGCAGGGATCTCTGGGCTCCTTTCCAAGTGCCGCGCAAGGGACCTCCGATGGG GAATAAGAGGCCTCACCAACTACCATCTGTCCTGCTGTGTCAACACTGTACTGCAGACCCTCTCTGCTACCTGGGAAGTAGGAGACCTGCTAGAAAG GTGGGAAGCCGCAGGTGTGAGAGCAGGCAGCCATAATGTCCCTCTACAGTTAAAGAGAGTTCTTGCAGCCATGAGGAGCGACCTTCTTGAGCATGTTCCCCATCAAGACTTCCTCCACTGTCTGGACAGAAACTGCGTTCGAC tTAGTAGGCAGCACGATGCGGATGAGGTGTTCCTCACCATCCTGAACCTCATGCAACAGCAGATGGATGACAAAGCACTG GCCCTTGAAATCCAGAATCTGTACAAGATTTCCGTGGAGACGCACCTGCAGTGTTTAGAGTGCTCCTCTGTCCAGACTCAGACCAGCTACCTCCTCAGCCTGCATCTACATATAAAGGAAGATCACAACTCTCtg GAAGGCTGCATATCCTCCTTCTTGGAGGACCAGGAGCTAAGGGGCATAAATTGCTGCTTTTGTGCACAATGTGGAATCAAGACTCCATCTAAACAG GGTTTCAAACTGCTCTCTTTGCCTCGTATCTTGTGCGTGCACCTGAAACGGTTTCGAAATATCCGTGGTGACACCCGAAAGCTTGATTGCATGGTTACCTTTCCAGAAACCTTTGACTTCTCTGGGATTGTTAAAGATGCATTCTCCACAGACTTTGTCCAG GATGAGTGCAAGTACACTTTGTATGCAGTGGCAGTGCACTCCGGTTATGCAATGTGTGGGCATTATAGTGCCTACGTTCGTCACAGGGTGAACCAGCACTGGTACTATGCAGATGACAGCCACATACAGCAG GCCTCCTGGAAAGAAGTCCAGAAAACATATGGAAAATGTTACAA aaacacGGCATACATGTTAATGTACAGAAGAGGTTCAAAGGAGGAGGGACAACAACCTGATTTATCTGGCTGA
- the pex26 gene encoding peroxisome assembly protein 26 gives MFSMLESAAEQMMVHKDFQAAFDTCDRGLQSLASTESEDNRCGEFKAGFCILGIQALAELNQWQGVLSWVLQQYEHQEKIPAKIIQMCILLYSKVGEPAVMQDAARVWLHCPSNSRVSGFGTVAELYLLHILVPLGHTEEARALIVGEVGCSAFTGDQRQTALDVVVEKERQNREPPLNPGCSPSSAISAHTVSTKGAVIHKLGAMLRFLYRKLLVTSSGSFPLQRIFLTAVLLYMLFARMDPALPSSFMWISKLLELLKQMWGAMFTPYSQGLTQSKGL, from the exons ATGTTCAGCATGTTGGAATCGGCTGCAGAGCAAATGATGGTCCACAAAGATTTCCAGGCAGCCTTTGACACATGCGACAGAGGTCTGCAGAGTCTCGCCAGCACGGAGTCGGAGGACAACAG GTGTGGAGAGTTCAAAGCTGGTTTCTGCATCTTGGGGATTCAAGCCCTGGCTGAGCTGAATCAGTGGCAAGGTGTCCTCTCCTGGGTCCTTCAGCAGTACGAGCACCAGGAGAAAATACCAGCAAAAATAATACAGATGTG CATACTTCTTTACTCTAAGGTGGGTGAGCCTGCTGTGATGCAGGACGCAGCCAGAGTTTGGTTACACTGCCCGTCCAACAGCAGAGTATCAGGGTTCGGGACAGTCGCAGAGCTGTACTTGCTGCACATCCTCGTGCCTCTCGGACACACGGAGGAGGCCCGGGCGTTGATCGTCGGCGAGGTCGGATGCAGTGCGTTCACGGGAGACCAGAGACAGACAGCGCTGGATGTTGTCGTAGAAAAAGAGCGACAGAATCGAGAACCGCCTCTAAATCCCGGTTGCAGCCCAAGCTCTGCGATCTCTGCACATACTGTCTCAACTAAAG GTGCTGTAATCCATAAACTTGGAGCCATGCTCCGTTTTTTATACAGAAAACTATTGGTGACCAGCTCTGGCTCATTCCCTCTCCAGAGAATCTttctgacagctgtccttctcTACATGCTCTTTGCTCGAATGGATCCAG CTCTCCCGTCTTCATTCATGTGGATTTCCAAACTTCTTGAACTGCTTAAACAGATGTGGGGTGCCATGTTTACACCGTACTCTCAGGGTCTCACTCAGAGCAAAGGAttataa
- the llph gene encoding protein LLP homolog: protein MAKSLRSKWKRKMRAEKRKKNAPKELARLKQALNLDKKGEAAMTDVQDIATVVPADKIKKQTDVEMAEVEGHDGKMDMEVKRNKKTLLDDNGQYPVWMSQRQAKKLKGKRMAKKGSQGKKKGIAW from the exons atggcaaaaagccTGCGAAGCAAATGGAAGCGGAAGATGCGcgcagagaagaggaagaaaaatgccCCCAAGGAGCTGGCGCGTCTGAAACAAGCCCTGAATCTGGATAAGAAAGGAGAAGCTGCCATGACTGACGTGCAGGATATCGCCACTGTGGTGCCTGCTGACAAGATCAAGAAGCAGACGGATGTTGAAATGGCAGAGGTAGAGGGTCACG ATGGGAAGATGGACATGGAGGTCAAGCGCAACAAGAAAACCCTGTTGGATGATAATGGACAGTACCCTGTGTGGATGAGCCAGCGGCAGGCCAAGAAACTGAAAGGCAAACGGATGGCAAAGAAAGGCAGCCAGGGCAAGAAGAAGGGTATCGCCTGGTGa
- the hcls1 gene encoding hematopoietic lineage cell-specific protein, whose product MWKSVVGHNVNMKVAAEGDDWETDPDFENDVSEQEQRWGAKTIEGSGRKEHISVAELRSKVAVEHEQVKEKEHIPKASYGYGGKFGVEKDRMDKVAVGHNYVAQVEQHSSQKDAARGFGGKFGIQKDRVDKSAMGFEYKGEVQQHASQKDYSKGFGGKYGVEKEKVDKAALGYDYKSETEKHQSQKDYAKGFGGRYGVETEKVDKAALGYDYKGETEKHQSQKDYSKGFGGKFGVEKEKVDKAALGYDYKGETEKHQSQKDYSAGFGGRYGVQKDRMDKSAAGFSEMDSPTSAYEKTQPFEASSAGAGKLKARFESMAKASDEENRKKVEEERARRQAREKREREEAKRRQQEQSSREEEVCPPPVPDEDPEYDMPPPEIHHHMPEIQETPEPDPEPEPEPEDEPEYEEPPALPPRSDDFLEPDAPLLPDRSAEVEEDEAEYEELAEPPAPPLTGEEYDYEDLTCGQEAVAIYDYQGEADDEISFNPDDVITNIEMIDEGWWKGQCHGRIGLFPAAYVQLMQ is encoded by the exons ATGTGGAAGTCAGTCGTGGGCCACAATGTGAACATGAAGGTGGCTGCAGAGGGGGACGACTGGGAGACAGACCCTGACTTTGAG AATGACGTTTCAGAGCAGGAGCAGCGGTGGGGAGCCAAGACCATCGAGGGCTCGGGACGTAAAGAACACATCAG TGTTGCAGAGCTCAGAAGCAAGGTGGCTGTGGAGCATGAGCAGGTGAAGGAGAAAGAGCACATTCCCAAAGCATCCTACGGATATGGAGGGAAGTTTGGAGTGGAGAAGGACCGAATGGACAAG GTGGCTGTGGGTCACAACTACGTGGCACAGGTCGAGCAGCACTCTTCCCAGAAAGATGCGGCACGAGGGTTTGGCGGGAAATTTGGTATTCAGAAAGACCGTGTGGATAAG TCTGCCATGGGCTTTGAATACAAAGGGGAAGTGCAGCAACATGCATCTCAGAAAG ATTATTCTAAGGGGTTTGGAGGAAAGTACGGGGTGGAGAAGGAAAAAGTCGACAAGGCCGCTTTGGGGTACGACTACaaaagtgagacagagaagcACCAGTCGCAAAAAG ACTATGCTAAGGGATTTGGAGGAAGGTACGgggtggagacagagaaagtggaCAAAGCAGCTTTGGGGTACGACTATAAAGGAGAAACTGAGAAGCATCAGTCACAAAAAG ATTATTCAAAAGGATTCGGAGGGAAGTTTGGCGTTGAGAAGGAGAAAGTAGATAAAGCAGCCTTGGGCTATGATTATAAGGGTGAGACGGAGAAACATCAGTCACAAAAAG aTTATTCAGCAGGTTTTGGTGGTCGCTATGGAGTGCAGAAAGATCGCATGGATAAG AGTGCAGCCGGCTTCTCAGAAATGGACTCCCCTACCTCTGcttatgaaaaaacacaaccgTTTGAGGCct CAAGTGCAGGTGCAGGAAAACTGAAGGCACGTTTTGAGAGCATGGCCAAGGCTTCAGACgaagaaaacaggaagaaagtAGAAGAAGAGAGAGCGAGGAGACAGgccagagagaagagagagcgagaggaggCCAAACGCAGACAGCAG gaacagagcagcagagaggaggaagttTGTCCACCCCCTGTTCCAGATGAAGATCCAGAGTATGACATGCCACCACCAGAAATACACCACCACATGCCAGAGATCCAAGAAACACCAGAGCCAGacccagagccagagccagagccagaa GATGAACCTGAGTATGAAGAACCCCCGGCCCTGCCTCCACGCTCAGATGATTTCCTCGAACCGGATGCCCCCCTGCTACCTGACAGGtcagcagaggtggaggaggatgaagcAGAGTATGAGGAACTTGCTGAACCACCTGCTCCTCCGCTGACAG gTGAGGAATACGACTACGAAGACCTGACGTGTGGCCAGGAGGCAGTAGCAATTTACGACTATCAGGGAG AGGCGGATGATGAGATCTCCTTCAACCCAGATGACGTGATCACCAACATAGAGATGATCGATGAAGGCTGGTGGAAGGGACAGTGTCACGGACGCATTGGTCTGTTCCCGGCTGCTTACGTTCAGCTGATGCAGTGA